A genomic region of Desulfosarcina ovata subsp. ovata contains the following coding sequences:
- a CDS encoding TIGR00730 family Rossman fold protein — protein sequence MAGSVNDKSRKTVELHFAHTNGPVDDAIDQLMDRVGGIAHPDIVREIILAGLKAGQENTGRMDLKLMNTSMKEMRFTAKVFGPYRSVRKVTVFGSARVRAGAPLYQMAHDLGKKLAEAGFMVITGGGPGIMQATNEGAGPEHSFGVNIRLPFEQKPNPVLIGNPRYITYKYFFNRKVAFLKEAHAVVLFPGGFGTMDEAMESITLLQTGKRYPLPLILVDTPDGTYWERLFGFLEKELSARGYISRDDFGFIDRVTRPEAAVERIRNFYSRYHSLRYVDEQLVIRLASPLTESDRQRLQDEFTDILTPGGAMRLSGALEEEENETELARLPRLVVDFNNRDFGRLRQLVNAINAC from the coding sequence ATGGCCGGGAGTGTCAACGATAAGTCGCGAAAAACTGTGGAACTGCATTTTGCGCATACCAACGGCCCGGTGGACGATGCCATCGACCAGCTGATGGACCGGGTGGGCGGTATCGCCCACCCGGATATTGTGCGCGAGATCATTCTTGCCGGGCTGAAGGCCGGTCAGGAGAACACCGGCCGTATGGACCTGAAGCTGATGAATACCTCCATGAAGGAGATGCGTTTCACGGCCAAGGTTTTCGGCCCCTACCGGTCCGTGCGCAAGGTGACCGTGTTTGGCTCGGCACGTGTTCGTGCCGGTGCCCCCTTGTACCAGATGGCCCATGACTTGGGGAAAAAGCTGGCCGAGGCCGGATTCATGGTGATCACCGGCGGCGGACCCGGTATCATGCAGGCTACCAACGAGGGGGCCGGCCCGGAGCACTCCTTCGGCGTCAACATCCGGCTGCCCTTCGAGCAGAAACCCAACCCCGTGCTGATCGGCAATCCCCGCTACATTACCTATAAATATTTTTTCAACCGTAAGGTCGCCTTTTTGAAGGAGGCCCATGCCGTGGTGCTTTTTCCCGGTGGTTTCGGTACCATGGACGAAGCCATGGAGTCCATCACCTTGCTGCAGACCGGCAAGCGCTACCCCTTGCCCCTGATTCTGGTCGATACGCCCGATGGCACCTATTGGGAACGGCTTTTCGGGTTTCTCGAAAAAGAGCTGTCTGCCCGCGGCTACATTTCCCGTGACGATTTCGGCTTTATCGATCGAGTCACCCGGCCCGAGGCGGCTGTCGAACGAATCCGCAACTTCTACTCCCGTTACCACAGCCTGCGCTACGTGGATGAGCAGTTGGTGATCCGCCTGGCAAGCCCCTTGACGGAAAGCGATCGCCAACGCCTGCAGGATGAATTCACCGACATCCTGACCCCCGGCGGTGCCATGCGCCTGTCCGGCGCGCTTGAGGAAGAGGAGAACGAGACGGAGCTGGCCCGTTTGCCCCGCCTGGTGGTGGATTTCAACAACCGGGATTTCGGCCGCCTGCGGCAATTGGTCAACGCCATCAACGCCTGCTGA